The following coding sequences lie in one Natrinema sp. DC36 genomic window:
- a CDS encoding pectate lyase, whose translation MENNRRTFIRTIGVGSLAGLAGCSSLTGDETTDENPGGNGGDGPKIITIDGAGTDIWNTADAGHWFYTQVSGDFDVRVHCTSIENTNPHAKGGIMARASTEPRAKNVMIRRRPGYATSPQWRPENGSSTTSTTSEDGQPLSRVDGGMFDGNWQRLERSGDTIRAYGSEDGEEWTLVAEIPSNVMSLPDEVSLGLAVTSHDQANAATAKFRGLEGLDTADMTSEDLGNPIIKGSVTVSQPAVVNLTEPDTSPTAASLTGELETMGGADAVDVSFEYREAMSDEWQSTDVTTLEETGEFGFDVSGLTPRRYYQYRAHSDNGEAEISTVNQLFSTPSNSSGSSEEGPRSASQIDPGDGFADVAPWLDDDTPLVVVSEPTREELARATNIAGPRVVVFETSGTIDLGAEDLNVRNDNCWIAGQTAPSPGITLIRGGLWVYGNNSVVQHIRVRPGDAGQDEGWQPDAIEMADDTEGNVIDHCTGTWGVDENINVGYDTNDSTISNCLIAEPLNDATHEKGEHGYNSIVGNNAKNVAHVGNVMALGTDRNPRLKQGTETVVVNDYVHYYGDGMWADPDTSHAIVGNVFEDPQSDEANVFGDGSVYAEDNLQAGDGSVDMIGSNITMLDSEPHWPETLEALDSSAVIEHNLANVGARPADRTEDDERIISAISSGDGGVIDSQEDVNGYPELAENTEDLGEPESNLRAWLREEALAVEE comes from the coding sequence ATGGAGAATAATAGACGAACCTTCATCCGGACGATCGGCGTCGGCTCACTCGCCGGCCTCGCTGGCTGTTCCAGCCTAACTGGAGACGAGACGACGGACGAAAATCCAGGCGGGAACGGCGGGGACGGCCCCAAAATCATCACCATCGACGGAGCGGGAACCGATATCTGGAACACCGCCGACGCGGGACACTGGTTCTACACGCAGGTGAGCGGCGACTTCGACGTGCGCGTTCACTGTACTTCGATCGAGAACACGAACCCCCACGCGAAAGGGGGCATCATGGCCAGAGCGAGCACGGAGCCTCGCGCGAAGAACGTCATGATCCGCCGCCGCCCGGGTTACGCGACGTCGCCGCAGTGGCGCCCCGAGAACGGCTCCTCGACGACGAGCACCACCTCCGAGGACGGGCAACCGCTCTCTCGCGTCGACGGCGGCATGTTCGACGGCAACTGGCAGCGCCTGGAGCGTAGCGGCGACACCATCCGCGCGTACGGCTCAGAGGACGGTGAGGAGTGGACGCTGGTCGCAGAGATTCCGTCGAACGTGATGTCGCTCCCCGACGAGGTCTCTCTGGGCCTCGCCGTGACGAGTCACGATCAGGCGAACGCCGCCACGGCCAAGTTCCGCGGCCTCGAGGGCCTCGACACGGCCGACATGACCAGCGAGGACCTCGGGAACCCGATCATCAAGGGCAGCGTCACCGTGAGCCAGCCGGCCGTCGTCAACCTCACCGAACCCGACACGTCGCCTACTGCGGCCTCGCTCACCGGCGAACTCGAGACCATGGGCGGTGCCGACGCCGTCGACGTCTCCTTCGAATACCGAGAGGCGATGTCCGACGAGTGGCAGTCGACGGACGTCACGACCCTCGAGGAGACGGGCGAGTTCGGTTTCGACGTCTCCGGGTTAACGCCGCGTCGCTATTACCAGTATCGCGCGCACAGCGACAACGGTGAAGCGGAAATCAGCACGGTAAACCAACTGTTCTCCACGCCCAGCAACTCCAGCGGCAGTTCCGAGGAGGGTCCCCGGAGCGCCTCTCAGATCGACCCCGGTGACGGGTTCGCAGACGTCGCGCCGTGGCTCGACGATGACACGCCGCTCGTCGTCGTCAGCGAGCCGACTCGCGAGGAACTGGCCCGCGCGACGAATATCGCCGGTCCGCGCGTCGTCGTCTTCGAGACGAGCGGCACCATCGACCTCGGCGCGGAGGACCTGAACGTCCGGAACGATAACTGCTGGATCGCTGGCCAGACCGCTCCCTCGCCCGGCATCACGCTCATTCGCGGCGGTCTCTGGGTGTACGGCAACAACTCCGTCGTGCAGCACATCCGTGTCCGGCCCGGAGACGCCGGCCAGGATGAGGGATGGCAGCCAGACGCTATCGAGATGGCCGACGACACCGAGGGGAACGTCATCGACCACTGTACCGGCACGTGGGGCGTCGACGAGAACATCAACGTCGGGTACGACACGAATGATTCGACGATCTCGAACTGTCTCATCGCGGAGCCGCTCAATGACGCGACTCACGAGAAGGGCGAGCACGGCTACAACTCGATCGTCGGCAACAACGCGAAGAACGTCGCCCACGTCGGCAATGTGATGGCGCTCGGCACGGACCGGAACCCGCGCCTGAAGCAGGGGACCGAGACGGTCGTCGTCAACGACTACGTCCACTACTACGGCGACGGCATGTGGGCCGACCCCGACACGAGTCACGCCATCGTCGGCAACGTCTTCGAGGACCCGCAGTCCGACGAGGCCAACGTCTTCGGTGACGGGAGCGTCTACGCCGAAGACAACCTGCAGGCCGGTGACGGGAGCGTTGACATGATCGGCAGTAACATCACGATGCTCGACTCCGAACCTCACTGGCCCGAGACCCTGGAGGCGCTCGACTCCAGTGCGGTAATCGAGCACAACCTCGCGAACGTCGGCGCGCGACCGGCTGACCGGACCGAGGACGACGAGCGTATCATCAGTGCCATCAGCAGCGGGGACGGCGGCGTCATCGACAGTCAGGAAGACGTCAACGGCTACCCCGAACTCGCCGAGAACACCGAGGACCTCGGCGAACCCGAGAGCAACCTGCGCGCGTGGCTCCGCGAGGAGGCGCTCGCCGTCGAGGAGTAA
- a CDS encoding mandelate racemase/muconate lactonizing enzyme family protein, with amino-acid sequence MRITDVGGFALSSPIDPSQDRDFHGGTRRLLKRDVVLAVVETASGLRGAATAGATSSAMREYFEGDSQGTFADVLENEVAAALEGEEIDEITDAHDLVEATALPDRLETKAISAIDVALYDIRGKELGTPVYELLGDQYENPPEPTTDLPLYASSGMYMEPKEFAEQAGYVEEAGFFGYKYRPGIGPDADRRTIDLVSEALDETEMMLDSHTWWKLEDSYGDETVDDIVAYADEKGAYWVEEPVAPDDYAGYERLAETGAALAGGESEASPDGLLALGETGAVDFLQGDVRHHRGFTGCRRAIEFCRGRDVEFVPHNFGTWLGLLANAHLVAAAPEVDLVEYPIFEDDPLVDASGDPGMYPFDLAFDIVEGRPPVENGRLTVPDEPGLGIEIDLDVVEEYPFIEGPWTEFRYES; translated from the coding sequence ATGCGCATCACAGACGTTGGGGGATTCGCCCTGTCGTCCCCGATAGACCCGTCACAAGACCGAGACTTCCACGGCGGCACCCGTCGTCTGCTGAAACGCGACGTCGTGCTCGCCGTCGTCGAGACCGCCAGTGGACTCCGCGGGGCCGCGACAGCGGGCGCGACGAGTTCCGCGATGCGAGAGTACTTCGAGGGCGACTCCCAGGGGACCTTCGCCGACGTGCTCGAGAACGAAGTCGCCGCCGCGCTCGAGGGGGAGGAGATCGACGAGATCACTGACGCCCACGACCTCGTCGAGGCTACTGCCCTTCCCGACCGCCTCGAGACGAAGGCCATCTCCGCGATCGACGTTGCCCTGTACGACATTCGGGGGAAGGAGCTGGGAACGCCAGTGTACGAACTTCTCGGAGACCAGTACGAGAACCCCCCGGAACCCACCACTGACCTCCCGCTCTACGCCAGTTCAGGGATGTACATGGAACCGAAGGAATTCGCCGAGCAGGCCGGCTACGTCGAGGAAGCCGGCTTCTTCGGCTACAAGTACCGCCCCGGGATCGGTCCCGATGCCGACCGCCGAACGATCGATCTCGTCTCGGAGGCGCTCGACGAGACCGAGATGATGCTCGACTCGCACACCTGGTGGAAGCTCGAGGACAGTTACGGCGACGAGACCGTCGACGACATCGTCGCGTACGCGGACGAAAAGGGCGCGTACTGGGTCGAAGAACCAGTCGCACCAGACGACTACGCGGGCTACGAACGCCTGGCGGAGACCGGCGCAGCGCTCGCGGGAGGCGAGAGCGAGGCGTCACCCGACGGGTTACTTGCGCTCGGCGAGACGGGCGCCGTCGACTTCCTGCAGGGCGATGTCCGCCACCACCGCGGCTTCACCGGCTGCCGGCGCGCGATCGAGTTCTGTCGCGGTCGAGACGTCGAATTCGTCCCGCACAACTTCGGTACCTGGCTTGGCCTGCTCGCGAACGCTCACCTCGTCGCCGCCGCACCCGAAGTCGACCTCGTCGAGTACCCAATTTTTGAGGACGATCCGCTCGTCGACGCCTCGGGCGACCCCGGAATGTATCCGTTTGATCTCGCATTCGACATCGTCGAGGGACGGCCACCGGTCGAGAACGGTCGGCTCACCGTTCCCGACGAGCCAGGACTCGGTATCGAAATCGACCTCGACGTCGTCGAGGAGTACCCGTTCATTGAGGGGCCGTGGACCGAATTCCGCTACGAGTCGTAG
- a CDS encoding archaea-specific SMC-related protein, which yields MASSVDEKTHDIPKEATLSVSNIGGIDEAEVSFQEGVTILSGRNATNRTSLLQAIMAALGSDRVSLKADADDGSVTLEFGNEIYRRRLERRAGAIATEGDPYLADPEIADLFAFLLESNEARQAVARGDDLRELIMRPIDTAAIKAEIEQYEQRKRELDERLERLETLDQRLPDLEAKRTRITNEIETLRDELETARAELEETNVDVEQRREKQSTLETKLGELRDTQSELERVRDRIETERESIEALEEERDEIEDRLESLSAGDETEISRIEAEIETLQAEKADLSEEISQLQSTIQFNEQLLDEPDSVLADDGQTDDGPVTDRLLADAETVTCWTCGSSVAREQIETTLEQLRTVRQERLEERSEISADLEDRRETRSAINENRAEYRQTRQRLESTTDEIERRSDRIEDLTDERESLTDKIDELETDIDELETEEYSGILDQHKEVNQLEFELERKERERDEIEDEIATIEERLGEREKLKARREDVTDEQTDLRMRIGQIEADAVEAFNEHMENLRESLGYDNLDRIWIDQTSREVRDGRQKVSKSSFDLKVVRSTDEGAAYEDTIDHLSESEREVTGLVFALAGYLVHDVYETVPFMLLDSLEAIDSKRIAALVEYFETHVPYLVVALLDEDAQAINGDPGIITDI from the coding sequence ATGGCAAGTAGCGTGGACGAGAAGACACACGACATCCCGAAGGAAGCAACGCTTTCTGTCAGCAATATCGGCGGTATCGACGAGGCGGAAGTCTCTTTTCAGGAAGGGGTGACGATTCTCTCAGGAAGAAACGCGACTAACCGTACGTCACTGCTACAGGCGATCATGGCAGCGCTCGGAAGCGATCGAGTGAGTCTCAAAGCAGATGCCGACGACGGAAGCGTGACACTCGAGTTCGGAAACGAGATCTATCGGCGGCGGCTCGAACGGCGAGCCGGAGCGATCGCCACCGAGGGCGACCCGTACTTAGCGGACCCGGAGATTGCGGATCTGTTCGCCTTTCTGCTCGAATCCAACGAGGCGCGGCAAGCCGTCGCTCGCGGCGACGATCTTCGCGAGTTGATCATGCGGCCGATCGATACTGCCGCGATCAAGGCCGAAATCGAACAGTACGAACAACGAAAACGAGAGCTCGACGAGCGACTCGAGAGACTGGAAACGCTCGACCAGCGGCTCCCCGATCTCGAGGCAAAGCGAACGCGGATAACGAACGAGATCGAGACGCTACGGGACGAACTCGAGACGGCTCGAGCGGAACTCGAAGAGACGAACGTCGATGTCGAACAGCGACGAGAGAAGCAGTCCACGCTCGAAACGAAACTCGGAGAACTACGCGACACGCAGTCCGAACTCGAGCGCGTTCGCGATCGAATCGAGACCGAGCGCGAGAGTATCGAAGCACTGGAGGAAGAACGGGACGAGATTGAGGACCGACTCGAATCGCTCTCGGCGGGTGACGAGACCGAGATTAGCCGTATCGAAGCCGAGATCGAGACGCTCCAGGCGGAGAAAGCAGATCTCTCCGAAGAGATCTCACAGCTTCAGAGCACGATCCAGTTCAACGAGCAACTCCTCGACGAGCCCGACTCCGTCCTCGCAGACGACGGCCAGACTGACGACGGACCAGTGACGGATCGGTTGCTCGCCGACGCCGAGACGGTCACGTGTTGGACCTGCGGTTCGTCGGTCGCTCGAGAACAGATCGAGACGACGCTCGAACAACTCCGAACCGTCCGACAGGAGCGACTCGAAGAGCGATCCGAGATCAGCGCCGATCTCGAGGATCGGCGGGAGACGCGCTCCGCGATCAACGAAAACCGGGCCGAATACCGTCAGACGCGACAGCGCCTCGAGTCGACCACTGACGAGATCGAGCGGCGGAGCGACCGAATCGAGGACTTGACGGACGAGCGCGAATCCCTTACCGACAAAATCGACGAACTCGAGACCGATATTGACGAGCTCGAGACCGAAGAGTACAGTGGAATTCTCGACCAGCACAAGGAGGTCAACCAACTCGAGTTCGAACTCGAACGCAAGGAACGGGAGCGCGACGAGATCGAAGACGAAATCGCTACGATCGAAGAGCGACTCGGTGAGCGGGAGAAGCTCAAAGCGCGCCGCGAGGACGTAACAGACGAACAGACGGATCTCCGCATGCGGATCGGTCAGATCGAAGCGGACGCGGTCGAGGCGTTCAACGAACACATGGAGAACCTCCGTGAGTCACTCGGCTACGACAATCTCGATCGGATCTGGATCGATCAGACCAGTCGAGAGGTTCGTGACGGGCGCCAGAAAGTCTCGAAGTCGTCGTTCGATCTCAAGGTCGTCCGCAGTACTGACGAAGGTGCGGCCTACGAGGATACGATCGACCATCTGAGCGAAAGCGAACGAGAAGTGACCGGACTTGTGTTCGCGTTAGCCGGCTATCTCGTTCACGACGTGTACGAGACGGTCCCGTTCATGTTGCTCGACTCCCTCGAAGCGATCGACTCCAAGCGGATCGCGGCGCTCGTCGAGTACTTCGAAACGCACGTTCCCTATCTCGTCGTGGCACTGCTGGACGAGGACGCACAGGCCATCAACGGCGACCCCGGCATTATCACGGACATCTGA